TCATGGCACGTGGACAGCTTCCTGGCGGCTATCCTGTACCGTGAGAGCAGACCAAGACACTTCAGGTTCGATGCTCGCATGCTGGTTGCGTATTTGGTTGTCGTGGGGTTACATGTACTGTGGGACGGCCTGCCCAGCGTTATGTCCTTGCTGAACCTTCCGGTGCTGTCTTATTCCGTAGCTGAAGCGGGAACAGCGGCAATTGGTCTACTGATTCTCTGGGGGAGTGTGGAGGGGTTCATAGGCTACATTCTGCTGGGAGGAGTGGCCCTCAGCATGACTCTCGTGGTGGTGGGCGTGGGTTGGCACTGGCTCGCAACCGGGAAACTAGGTGTTTCTTATTTGATCAAGGGTGTGAACTTGCTTTGGTTTCTGTCAGCAATTGCGCAGGGAACGAGTTCGCGGGCCGCACGGCGGGACCCGCTGGTGAACCTGGGCATAGGGGTGTTGATGCTTACTCCGTATATGCGCGTGCTTGGCTCCGCCCTCTTCTTCGCCTTCATGGCCCGGAATTGGAAGTATACTGTATCACCACCTTTGTCCTCAGCGTGCTGACGTACAGCCTGTTCGTCCGCTGATCGTCTTCCGCGGTTTGTGACCTTCAGGGACGATATACAGGCGTTATGTCGTTCCTCGCAAGGCAGCCCCTTGTGCTTCTCGGGCGGATGTTGTTTCCCAGACTCCATGTTCTGGGTAGATGGCTAATTGTAGCTTTCAGGGCGCTGTGGGTGTCTGGCAACTCCCCACTGTAGATATCGAAGGTCAGCATGGAACGATTGCCAGAAAGAAGGTGACCTGATGAGAGAACAGATAGGAGGAATGGTTCCTCAGGAGGTGGGAATGCGAATTGCCCTACCCGGTACAGATGATCTGCCATTGCAGGTCGTGCCGGAGTGGGAAGCTCTTGTGGCGCAATCCTCTGAGTTGACGCAGGTGATTGATCGCCATCTTGATTATGAATCGATATATCAGAGATGGAGTCTGAGCCCATCGGAACTCTGCCGGAAGAAGAAGGCGAACCTGATATCTGATGCCTACACTGTGTTGCAGCTTCGCAGTGCAACTGGTTAGGCAACCCGGAAGCCTATTGTATCTGGGCAACCCATTGATGGAGGTACTCAAGATGAGAACAGGAAGTTCCCTTGCAGGGCTGATTTTTATCGTGATTCTTGGCATTGGCGTTGGATTAGCATATGCAATATACAGAGTTTCAGCCAATGCAGGAAGCGTATGGATTGGGGTCGGCGCCTTTGTGCTTGCTCTTATTGTTTCCTCGGCGATTAAGGTTGCGGATCAGTGGCAAAGAGCGGTGGTACTGAGGCTGGGCCATTTTCGTTCGCTTAAGGGACCAGGATTGTTCCTCATCATCCCAATCATCGATGCCATACCTTACTGGATTGACATCCGCGTGATAACAACTTCCTTCAAGGCAGAAAAGACTCTCACAAAGGATACGGTACCGGTGGATGTAGACGCAGTTCTGTTCTGGAAAGTCCTGGATCCTAAGAAGGCAGCTTTGGATGTGGCCGACTACCAGAGCGCCATAAGTTGGGCCTCCCAAACCGCTTTGCGTGATGTCATCGGCAAGACTATGCTTTCAGACATGCTGGAAGGTAGGGAAAAGATCGGTGCAGAATTGCAGAAGATCATTGATGAGCGCACCGAGCCCTGGGGCGTCAACGTCATCTCGGTCGAAGTCAAGGATGTGCTGATTCCGTCGGCGTTGGAACAGGCGATGTCGATGCAAGCCCAAGCTGAAAGAGAACGCCAGGCAAGAGTGATACTGGGAGATTCGGAGCGACAGGTAGCGGAGAAATTCGGAGAAGCGGCCAAGACCTACACTGACAACCCTATTGCTCTACATTTGAGGGCTATGAATATGCTCTATGAGGGTCTGAAGCAGAATGCGACAATCGTGATTGTGCCCAGCACAGCCGTGGAGACCATGCAATTAGGGAATGTCGCCGGGATGACGGCGCTGACTATGGGACTGGGCCAAGAGCGTGGAGAGAAAAGGGAAGAGACGAGCCTGCCGGAAGAGCACTGATTCTCGGCTGGACGATTCCTGCCCTTGAATATCCTGGCGTCATGTAACAGCCCTTGGATACAACCAGCCGCCTATGACAACCAAGACTGCCGTCGCTCCCAGCAGTATACCAATGTCCAGCGGTAAAGGATGAACGCTCTTGCCTCCCAGGAGCATCAGCGACCTCAATGCGTCAACCTCGTAGGTAAGAGGGTTAATGTAAGAGATTATTCTCAACCACAAAGGCATCAGAGAGAGAGGATAGATTGCGTTGCTCGCAAAGAACAGGGGCATCGTAAGTAGTTGGCCTATCCCCATAAAACGCTCTCGCGTCTTGACCAAGGTTGCGATGATTAGAGAAAATGTGGAGAAAAATGCCGCACCTAGCAGCACCACGAGCAAAACACCAAGTAGTTTCAGGGGGTCCCAGTTGATTCTGACATCAAGAAGCACTGCAAGTGTATACACGATTATGGCCTGAGATATTGCTCGCACTCCGGCTGACAGCGATCTTCCGAGAACTAAAGCAGAGCGGGGGACAGGACTAACAAGGAATTTCTGGAGAATTCCCAGGTCTCGTTCCCAGATCACGGCGATTCCGTAGAATATTGCGATAAACAGGACACTCTGGGCCAGTATTCCGGGGGCCATAAAGTCTATGTAGGGAAATCCACCCGTAGGGATCGCGCGCACCCGGGTTAGCACTTCTCCGAAAACAAGTAGCCAGATCGCCGGCTGCACAGCTCGGGAGATCAGTTCTGTTGGGTCATGGCCGAGTTTGCGCACCTCCAGTTCAGCGATTACCAGGGTCTTGCCAACATATCGGTAGATGGAGGTCAGCACATTGCTGCGATGAATACGGCCTGCCTCAACCGAGTCGGCGCGCGGTGCGTCGTGTCCTTGTTGCCTCACGGTAACCTCCAGTCGATTCCATTGCTCCACCAGTGTAGTAGATGAATGCATCGTCCATGGTAGCGTTGTCTTTGCCGATGGAAGCCTTCACTTGAACGGGCGTGCCGGTTACAGCTACCTTTCCAAGGTTCATTATCGCCAATCGGCTGCAGAAGGCATCGGCTTCATCCATGAGATGAGTGGTCATGAAGATAGTTGTGCCGTATTCCGCTCGCAGATTTTCCAGATGCTCCCAGACAATCCTGCGTGCCGACGGGTCCAGCCCCACAGTTGGCTCATCCAGGAAGAGCACTTGCGGTCGATGCAATATGGATTGCGCAATCTCCAGGCGACGAATCATACCGCCAGAGTACTCGCGCACCAGTCGGTGTGCCGAATCTGCGATCCCCATGAAATCGAGAGCTTCTTGTATGCGACTGGCGCGCTCTTGACGCGGTATATCGTGCAGCTTCGCGAAAATGAGCAGGTTCTCGTAGCCGGTCAATGTGCCGTCCGCTGATATAGCTTGTGGAACATAGCCAATCACTCGCCGTATTTCGGCCGCATGGTGGACGATATCAAAACCGGCCACCCAAGCATCGCCAGATGTAGGAGGCAGCAGGGTGGTCAGCATTTTAACTGCGGTTGTCTTTCCGGCTCCGTTCGGACCTAGCAATCCGAACACCTCACCTGCTTGAACAGTGATCGACATGGAATCAACCGCAGTCAGTTCTCCGAAACTCTTCGTCAGGTTTTGCGTCTTTAGCA
This region of Armatimonadota bacterium genomic DNA includes:
- a CDS encoding DUF1634 domain-containing protein, with translation MLSYSVAEAGTAAIGLLILWGSVEGFIGYILLGGVALSMTLVVVGVGWHWLATGKLGVSYLIKGVNLLWFLSAIAQGTSSRAARRDPLVNLGIGVLMLTPYMRVLGSALFFAFMARNWKYTVSPPLSSAC
- a CDS encoding slipin family protein, producing MRTGSSLAGLIFIVILGIGVGLAYAIYRVSANAGSVWIGVGAFVLALIVSSAIKVADQWQRAVVLRLGHFRSLKGPGLFLIIPIIDAIPYWIDIRVITTSFKAEKTLTKDTVPVDVDAVLFWKVLDPKKAALDVADYQSAISWASQTALRDVIGKTMLSDMLEGREKIGAELQKIIDERTEPWGVNVISVEVKDVLIPSALEQAMSMQAQAERERQARVILGDSERQVAEKFGEAAKTYTDNPIALHLRAMNMLYEGLKQNATIVIVPSTAVETMQLGNVAGMTALTMGLGQERGEKREETSLPEEH
- a CDS encoding ABC transporter permease; this translates as MHRSNVLTSIYRYVGKTLVIAELEVRKLGHDPTELISRAVQPAIWLLVFGEVLTRVRAIPTGGFPYIDFMAPGILAQSVLFIAIFYGIAVIWERDLGILQKFLVSPVPRSALVLGRSLSAGVRAISQAIIVYTLAVLLDVRINWDPLKLLGVLLVVLLGAAFFSTFSLIIATLVKTRERFMGIGQLLTMPLFFASNAIYPLSLMPLWLRIISYINPLTYEVDALRSLMLLGGKSVHPLPLDIGILLGATAVLVVIGGWLYPRAVT
- a CDS encoding ATP-binding cassette domain-containing protein, coding for MDVLKTQNLTKSFGELTAVDSMSITVQAGEVFGLLGPNGAGKTTAVKMLTTLLPPTSGDAWVAGFDIVHHAAEIRRVIGYVPQAISADGTLTGYENLLIFAKLHDIPRQERASRIQEALDFMGIADSAHRLVREYSGGMIRRLEIAQSILHRPQVLFLDEPTVGLDPSARRIVWEHLENLRAEYGTTIFMTTHLMDEADAFCSRLAIMNLGKVAVTGTPVQVKASIGKDNATMDDAFIYYTGGAMESTGGYREATRTRRTARRLG